The proteins below are encoded in one region of Microbacterium hydrocarbonoxydans:
- a CDS encoding PHP domain-containing protein: protein MAVAPSPRFAGPSDLHMHSNHSDGTQSPAEVVRQAHAHGVRTLALTDHDRTTGGTRPQRRAPRAA, encoded by the coding sequence ATGGCCGTCGCTCCCTCACCTCGCTTCGCTGGTCCCTCCGACCTGCATATGCACTCGAACCACTCGGACGGCACGCAGTCACCGGCCGAGGTCGTGCGGCAGGCCCACGCTCACGGGGTACGCACCCTCGCGCTCACCGACCACGACCGCACGACCGGTGGGACGAGGCCGCAGAGGCGAGCGCCGCGCGCGGCATGA